AGGCTTATTAATGGTTTAATATATacgtacactcagagaaattttgtctgccGATATAAGGATTAcgaattttcaaatatattttttttacactttttttctaaagaaagctaaaagtaacatctgataactgacagaagaaagaatgcaattacagagtcacaagctgtaaaaaaatttgtcaacgccgactatatgaaaaattcgcaattactttttgggcaacccaatatatcgcttgactaacagtttaacaatataagtgcctttatctgaatcccatgtggtcgttattggtctacgaatttaagtttggatgtaaggtctactccattcttaaaatactttattccagcccgatattctcatgatgtctgatttagtggtgttctcgggggtgaggtggtcccccagacacttgcccctgaaaaaatatcagcatcgtgctcttctatcaaataccatttatttaaaccccacattaccattggtttagggaagtttacacgatgaggcgcctCCCAAGCACAtgtccccaaaataggttatcaaatttgttttctaatctcaaatacctttcatttgagccacatattggcatggtcgaaaaattgttttcctttgggggtgttttggaaaaggggtgatgccctaaatacatggtcctacatttggatatcaaattcgtattctactcccaaatacctttatttgagcaacatattgcgatggttagtaaaaaattgctgtttgtgtggtattttgggaaaggcgtTGAGCCTcagaaaattagtcccgaaagtgggttccaattcttgctctacccccaaatacctcctcagttacatggtcggtaaatatgtccgatttaggggtgttttggggattggagtggtcccccaaacactaagcccggaaaatatatcaacaacgtgctctattctcacatatctatatatcatttatttaaacctctaatctcatttaaattccttattgcaaaagtcagcaaatatttccagtttggggtattgaccccaaaaactataaatatttacaatagttccattctctttaagacccaaattgtcttggtgagcatatacgtcccatttgggagttgttatggtggtgggacgtccgctagacagttggcccctaatgttgatatcagatacgtcgtctactcccaaatacctttaatgtgagccccatatttccatagtcggcaaacatgaccggcttggggggtgttttggggaatgggcggccactcagtgagttggccttgaaaatatatatcagattcgtgttctactctaaaaaccctcttatttgagcctcatattgcaacagtcagcaaatagtttctatttgggtggtggtgtgggggtggggtggccccataggcaattttcccgaatattgatatcagattcggttttactcccaaagatctttcattttgggccccatattgctatggtcgtaaatttgtgtcCTCTGGGCGAAGTTttcggggagaggcggccccccaaacacttggttccatatttagacatcagattcgaattctacactcaaataccttttatttaagtcctatattgccatggtcagtaaataagtcctgttttgggggtgttttggggaaggggtggactcccacaaacgtggtcccacattgggATATTATtgtagattcgtattctactcgcaaaacctttcatttgagtcccatattgccatagtaggtaaatatgtccgatttagtgggttttaggggtgttttgggggtcggggtggtccccccaacacttggtccgacaatcggttatcagatacgttttattagcctaaatacctttcatttgagtcccatattgtagtgactggtgtaaatatatgtttggtaggttttagggtggggcggcccccctaggtaccccatccgaaatttggataccaaatttttatttttagggtactatatgagagcacacaaaatttcgcttaatataaggaacacacaaacatacaaacaaacacaaattgatttttatatataagatttttttaaaaataaatggcaATATATTAAATAGTTTTATTGGACGTTTTAGTGTTAACTTAAAGTAAATGACAAAGAATAATTGCAATgcacatttcgtgttttttttttggatttaaaacaaaaactacgctaaaaaatcaccctttatttacctACCTTATAAAAGGCTTTAGGAACCAGACGATAAACACGTCCATTCATTACTCGTCCCGCTCGACCCGATCGTTGGCGACAATTTGCCTTAGAGGCCCAATTCAATTGAAGTGTGGTAAAATTGGTGGAGCTATCGGTAACCAAAACCTTAGTCAAACAGAAATCAATAACTGAAAGAAAGTCAAActtaaatataaacaaatatccaaatttcaaaaattgagtGTAGATAAAATTCGCaaaagttacaaacaaaatgcttGCATTCTAGGTAGATTTAAGATGGTAACGTCATAAGCCcagttgataaaattttccaatttcagagttgtatccaaatatactctTATGTCAAATggtttgtttagattttaaagttttttcaatattttgtgtATCTTTGCACATTttttacccttcaccataggatgtagtgggtatagtaatttcatcaattctgtttgtaatacctcgaaatatgcgtccaaatccccataaagtatatattattgatagtcatgacattttaagtcgatctagccacgtccgtccatctgtctgtcgaaagaagcTTACTTTTGATGAAGTCagccaggcgcttgaaatttgcacaaatactttttattagtgtaggtcagttgggattgtaaatgggccgaatcgagataggaattgcgccctgcagaagctgaagaagtcaaaaccccagatcggtttatatgatagcaatattaggttatggaccgatttgaatcattcttagcacggttgttagaacacctcatgcaaaatttcagccaaatcggataagagttgcgcactctagtggcgcaagaagtcaagatccaagatcggtttatatggcagctatatcaaaacatggaccgatatagcccatttacaatcccaaccgacctacactaataagaagtattcgtgcaaattttcaagcggctagccttactccttcgaaagttagcgtgctttcgacagacagacggatggacggacatggctagatcgacttaaaatgacatgacgatcaagaatatttattctttatggggactcagaggaatatttcgaggagttacaaacagaataacgaaataagtatacccccatcctatggtggagggtataaaaagttgttgccgaaaaatcgaaaatagatcgactcaaaatcaccttcttattcgatttagccatgtccgtctgtccgtccgtttgagtTCATGTATtctgtaatcaaagtgcaggtcgtatttctagtccaatcatcacgaacaTATCACATTTGTGGCCCAAGGATAAACGctgttgattttggtaaaaatcgattcagatttagatatagctcccatatatatatatttcatccgatttggttttttaaggctgtagaagccacaatttcgctcgatctttacaaaatttgacattggGTAtattatttgaggtctacatatgtgtgcaaaatttcataaaaatcggttcagatttagatatagctcccatatatatcttttatacaatatgaacttttaaggctgtagaagccacagttttagtccgatctttaaaatattttgccggaggtattttatttgacgtcctaatatgtatggaaaatttaatgaaaatcggtccagatttagatatagctcccatatatatctttcatccgatatggccgtttaatgctgtagaagccacaatttacctatctttacaaaatttggcatggggtgttttatttgacgtctccttatgtgtgcaaaatttcataaaaatcagtccagatttagatatagctcccatatatatgttttgtccaatttgcacttaaatggccgtagtagctacaattttcaaccaatctgtacaaaatttggaacgGACTGTTTTGTTCCTGATCTTcacatatctggaaaatttaatcaaaatcggttcagatttagatatagctcccctatatatctttcacccgatttgaactattgaaCCAttataaaggctgtagaagccacaattttggtctgatctttacaaaattttgctttatttgacgccttcatatgtgtgcatttcataaaaatcggttttggatttagatatagcacccatacatatcgttcgtccgatatggccttttaaggctgtagaatccacaattttcgtccgattttgcatgagacgtttaaattgacgtctAAATACGTGCGCAAAAGTTCATTTAAATcattcctaatttagatatagctccaatgtgtatatttcatccgatatggacttttaagacagtaaattccataattttggtcacatctttaCAATATAGAGCGTGAGATTTTCTCTttatgtcccagtatgtgtcaataaaattggcactggtttcgatataactgtcatataatcttttatccgatatggccttttaaagatgtggaaatccaaatcttttgtcctatggtagggaaatattacaaggttctaaattgcttttTCAATTGgtttccaaattaaagtctgactagatttcgacataagttctacataaaaaagtactacatgcacgcggtggtgtagggtattatataatcggccccgcccgacttttgcctttccttactggtttttaattaagttttattattaaaattatatttaccGTACTTAACGTCTGGTACGGTTATTGAGCTTTCCGCAATATTAGTAGCTAAAATTACTTTGCGATAACCTTTTGGAGGACGATGGAAAACTTTGACTTGTTCCTCTGGCGATACGACGGAGTGCAAGCGAATGCACCATAGTTTCACTTTATCtctgaaaaatttaaataaattaaaaacataGAAAAAATCGTTAGTTCTATAAAAATAGTCGTCAGCCGGGctaaatcttatataacctccaaaGATCGCTTATGATAATTTATTTTGCTGATATACATTATCAGTTATCCAGTAAAAAACTTACTTTTCTGTTTGACACAGCAACTGAATCTTCCTTAACATTTGTTCGATATCATTGATACCaggtaaaaatattaaaattgaagTTTTACTTGAGGAttcatccaaatttggatttaaAATTGCATCCTGTTTCTCAATGTTATCGATGATCACAATCAATTTTAAAGCCAAATGAAACATGTCCGTTGTAATGCCTGGCCGGTCTAACTCAACAGTGACTTTCTGCAGAAAGAAAAcgagagtatatatatataaagtgtTTGGTTAAAGAATTTCTATATTTATACAGCAAATTTGCTCAACTTACATGATTGTTTAGATCATTTAAATCATCCAAATAAAACTCTTTGACTTGAAACAGACGTCGTGTATCGGCCTTTACAACGGGTGCAGGATTTTTTCgtattgaaaaataatttgcaaactaaaaattaatataaaataaaatacaaattattCAAATGATTTTATTACTACAGTTTTTTATACATGCCTCAGTTGTGTCCATTGTTGCAGACATCAATATAATCTTAACATGCTTTGAATTCGTCAATAGGAGTCTTCTCACAACAATCAGTAAAAAATCCATTTCCTGATCACGTTCATGTACTTCATCAAGTATGATGTGAGTGTAGGGTGTCAAGGTTTTCTCACCTATAAGCTTTTGCAGCAGAACACCTGTAGTACAGTAGACAAGACGAGTGTCCTCGCACAGATTTGCATGAAGACCAACCTAAAACACAATTTACAATTGattgaaaataaattggaaGATTTGTTTCTTAGAGATATGTCAAGACTACACTTCGTTTAAGTGTAAAATATGTGAATACTataaccggtattcacaaaacttaatgtagctctgaaataggtttatttgacagcctTCCTTTATAGAagtgtcaaataaatctatcttaaggcttcattaaggcTCATCTACAGCATAACTTACCTTGTAACCCACTACTGTGCCATTTCCCCATCCACGCTCTGTGCAAACACGCTGAGCAATTGAAATAGCGGCGATTCGACGGGGTTGTGTACAAACAATTTTACAATATTCTCGACGTCGATAACCATCATCCAGAATATATTGGGGTACCTGTTGAATaaccacaaaaaaatttaagtgtcattttctttaaaaacaaaacttacagaaaaatatttccaaatataaaattgcatcgagagagaagtttttttaagaaaacaaagAGATGAAAGGTGGTGGTCACAATAGTTTTCCTCAAGTAGCCAATTCAGGCCCTTATAGTAGTCCAAGACGATAAGGGACAAAGTGACGCAAGCAATTACAGACAGACGACGAGATCCTTCTcccttagattaggttaggttgaaaagagggtgcggatattattccgccccatgccactatggacctacacctaagccagtaaacggcttattgtgcgctctaaaaactaacaagtaagagctagcttagttcggccggatcgaatcttttatatcctccaccatggatcgcatttgtcgagttcttttcgtgGCATATCTTTTTAGTCAAACAGGGAAAAAAGGATGAGAATTCTTTTGCTATTGTATATATATCAAGTCGaattcggaccaaaaatgaattgaatgttgaagaccatagtagtagtcattgggtaatatttcagtccactcggataagaattgcgccttgtaggggcccaagaagcataatcgggagatcggttcatatggaagctgtatcaggctacagatcGATTatgaccatattggacatgtatgttgaaggttatgggagaagccatggtacaaaatttcagcaaaatcggataagaattgcggcctctagaggcttaaaaagtcaagatcggtttatatggcagctatttcagatggaccgatttgagccatggcacagttgttggaagtaataacaaacaagttcatgcaaaatttcagccaaattggaagagaattgcgccctctagtggctcaagaagtcaagatacaaaatcggtttctatggtagctacatcaggttatgggtcaatttgaaccatacttaacacatttgttggaagtcataacaaacaactttatgcaaaacttcagccaaatcggacgaaaattgcgccctctagtggctcaagaagtcaagatcccagattggtatatatggcagctatatcaggttagggactgatttaaaccatgcttagcaaAGTGGTTGATacacataacaaaacatttcatgcaaaatttcagccaaatcggatgagaattgcgccctctagtggctcaagaagtcaatattccagatcggtttatatggcagctatatcagattatagactgatttgaaccacacttagcacagtggttggtagttataataaaacacttcgtgcaaaatttcagcaaaatcggatgataattgcgccctctagtggctcaagaagtcaagattggagatcggtatatatgacagttatatcagactatggaccgatttgaaccatacttggcacagttgttggaagttataacaaacaagttcatcaaaattttaaccaaattggacgagaaaATGTGCCCTATATAGGATATAGgaattaacctcgaaaaagaaaatttttagtttggaatttcgtgcttcttacaaaattattaattgttttccatgccactcccctaaattggttcatgtctggtatagtgttcccatctaagtgccggtatctgttagacgcaaaagccgggcaatgaaaaagaaaatgctgcaacgtctcataatcttccccgcatgccctacacatgatatcacttgccacaccgatttaccataagtgagctcgaagtcctatgtatcccgttatgataccaaaagctatactgacctcattcttactttctttcagtaatagcctcgtcctttcACGattcggatcaccccatagcattttcgccttcctaccgaccATTGCCCTGTTGCACATGCGTGTTCGCCGCCCACTCATTAACTGGGACTgcatcgatccgaaaggctttgggttgatcaagtttattgacagtctctggcctttaccgccagatcgactgccctttcattctcctttactccgttatagcTCGGCACccaaatcttcttcttacactgcaagactgttcatgaccttaccgccctggttgttattgctcaaactaaactaaatttcaaatgaacattccattaaggaacaggggatacttctcaaTGACaggtggcctccttttttatgccgagtgcgaacggcgtgacccattgcgacaccacttggtagagaagttaaaaattgccatgttataccttacaaatgtagccagcattagtaaggggataaccaccgctgaaaaattttttgatgttcaaGCCGGGATTCGAAACCAGTCATTCGGcttcataggaggacatgctaacctctgcatcacggtggcctccaattgtttttgcccttatggccatattactgtccgtaaagatgttcacactcgacgtcctcgcgttagcaccacatcacctaccgcattccgtgatcgcctggatctccgcctgcaggaccggtCTTAAAAAGTTTAGCTGTCAACCCATCGGGTCCTGCTGTCTTGTTCAGTCAGGTCATACTTGGACATCATTCTGACTAGGCAGTATACAATCGAAACCATCATCAAGGATTAATTTTGCGGTATTCTCGTCATCGCCACTATCAGATTCTAGCAGCTGGGAATGCCTTCGGtttgatgttttgtttttttgaaaataaataaggattcaaaataaattctgaatcctgaacatctcgattaGCTCGGCgcgggataactgtgagcaccacaagGACTGAAACTTTTAACTCCGACCTTCTTTGCGGTCTTCATAGAAGCTAacgggcacgtccacaggttgcgacaGTAGAATACTCCAACAGAGTAACTATTATTGCAGTTGCgaacaatcagcagtatcgaaTGATGAGTCTCAGTAAGACGTCGTGCTTAAATACTaattgcctatgatgctcgatatgacaaggtgagttatttgcccctttaaataaccaatggccatgacGTCCCCGCGCCGATCGGTCCCATGGACCAGAGGGAGCTTGCTCAccttggagcttgacgaggatggcTACCCACATCTATTCATTTCTTTCTACAGACTAGATGGTGTCATTAAAAAGGGTTGTGTGACCGACCGTATCAAATGCCTTTGGAAAATCAAGGGTCACAAGAACGTTTCGTTTCTGGTTCAGTCTGTGGTTGATGCGTGTGGTGATAGCGCTAAGAGACGTTGTCGTGGTGGGCATCATCATAAATCTATGCTGGTGGTCTGCTAGAAGAAGTGATGATTTTAAACCGGGTAAGTGTGATGAAATGGTTGGCTGTTGCCGTGATTGTTGAGAAGAGAACTTTCTCCGCACTGCGAACATTAAAAGGAGGCGATTGTCATCGGAATATGTTCTTGATGGGGTCCCAGAAGCCTAACCAATCTGCTTTCTTCTGGTTAACGTACGTTCGGCGTACATAGACTAACTGTCTGTACCACTAACTTTGTCCACCTAAAATAAGCGAAAGGAACAGCCAGTATGAAATCATTCGGTCCTTCAAGCTCTATGTTTATTTGagtggttgtttttgttgtagctacAATTGCGTGTGGAAGGGATGAGCGATTCCTGACCAGTCTCTGGGTAGTCTGGATCGTTCCGGTACATAAAACCAATCGCAGTAGGAACGATTATGGGATTGGTCTGATGCAAGGGTCATAATCGTCCGCCATTGTCACCCTCGCCTCAGACCATCTTCTCAGCGATATAAATATCCCAAAATAAATAAGCCCACACAAATGCAGTATAAAACTGAATACTATTTGCTACATAGATTGGGAGATTTTCCGCCGTCTATGCAGCCACATTTTAATACCCTGCATCAtatgatggtggagggtattccgtttgtagcacatcgaaatattgatattcttgatcgtcttgacattcttagtcgatttagccatgtccgttcgtctgtcgaaagcacgctaactttcgaagaaacaaAGCTGGGCGctcgaaaatttgcacaaatattttctattaatgtaggtcggttgggactgtaaatgggtcttatcgctccatgttttgatgtagctgccatataaaccgaactcggatattgacttattgagcctctaggaggcataattcttaaccgatttggctatcaagtattttgctttgacttccaacaactatgccaagtatggttcaaatcggtccatacgctgatatagctgccatataatctggtatcggatcttgacttcttgagccactagagggcgcaattttcatccgatttggaaattttgtacaacgacttcttctatgacacTTAGTAtacgtgccaattatggtctgaattttaCTACTACTacccatgcgatccatggtgggggatatataagattcggcccggccgaacttagcacgctttgacttgtttcCTATTTAAATACAACGGTTAATGTTGCAGAGTTACCATATTACAAATgccttctttaaaaaaaaaagtggcaTCACTTCAAAAACAAGTTCAGATTTACCATCAGCTGACTGTAAACAAAACAACTAGCCATAAAGACgcaggaaaaattaaaatatatattgtgTTCCAGCAATACAATTACACAATTcaagcaaattttatttttataaatggaAGCGGCAATATATCAGGATTGCTACAATCTTATAGAGGAATTTATCAATGAAGGCTCCCCatcttttcaaatattttgtaacAAATGGCACAAACTGATGTTCCAGTACATGTACACCGCCCAATCATCAAGTGTTGAGTTAATGCAAACCACCTTGGCCATTTTCCATGTGGCGAAGAGAACAGTTTGTGCCAAAGATGAATTCGGTAAATATCTATCGGCCACAGAGGGCAACGAAGAGCAAGATATTTTGAGGCGTATTTGTGGCATTTATCTGATGTACGGCATATATTTTAAACAGCCAACAAAACAATATATAAAGGTTTCTGTCAGCCTTGAAACTTGGAAGGAAATGACCACATTCATTGAGTCGTTAAAGGAAACTCCCGAAATGATGGCAGCTCGTTATATGTTTTGGCGTCTATATCAGGCGGATGCCTTCAGATTTACAGCATTGGATTATCCTGTAGGTTTAGAGGGCCTGGCTGATTATGATAAAATAAACGAAGAACATCAGGAGATTGAGCAGACGGAAGTCGTTAGGGTAAAGGCCAAACACAAGTTAATTTCAATTCCGGAAATACAAGAAACTCTGAACGAAATGAAGGAGCAAGAACAAAAATATAACGGTCTAAAAAGGGAAATAGCCAAATCACAAAATCAGGCTGCTGAAGCTCTGCCGCCCACAAAAATATTCCATAAAATGCATTCTGTGTTTGCCAATATAAAAGGCATATTAGATGAGAAGCCAGCTGAAGATGGTGCTTCTAGTAAGAGCATAGGTACAAAAAAGAAGGAAATCAAACGAAAAGCCGCTGGTATTAGGAACCGTAGTTATGAACCGTCTGAATCATCTTCAAACGAATCGTCATCGTCGGAGATTTCAGGGGAGAGTTACAGAGCACCTATACCACGTGtagaaagaaaggcaaaagatATTCGAAAACGTTACAAATCACCAGGTAAAGATGGTGCTTCTAGTAAGAGCATAGGtacaaaaaagaaagaaaccaAACGAAAAGCCGCTGGTATTATGAGCAATAATTATGAACCGTCTGAATCATCTTCAAACGATTCGACATCGCCGGCGATTTCAGAGGAGAATTACAGAGCCCCTATACCTCGTGTAGAAAGGAAGGCAAAAGACATTCGAAAACGTAACAAATCACCAGATCGCCTTAAAGATGATGCAAAAAATGCAACTTCCGAAGATGTCGAGGAAGACGATTCGGATGAAGATTACGAACCTAGCGAagattgaaatgtttttttttttatatataccaaACCATGATTTTaatattccaaaaataaaaaaggaaaattataaaaGATACTTGTGGCAATATCGGTGTTGGCTCATGGTGGGTGAGATTTAAGTTTCTCTGTGCCCAAATTATAGggcttgggggggggggggttatttgttgttgttgaagccacGTTCGCAGTAGGTAAACAAACAGATTTCAATATCATTCTGACCTGACTTCTGTCTCTAGATTTATCTCCAGGAATCCGGTCAATTCTATTGGAACGACCTACAGTGATTCTGCAGTTAGATAAGTTGATTTCTCTGGGCATGTAAATAAGTGATAAgaattgttgttgtaaccactaTTGAATgtagaggtagcgatcctcgtcaactCCAAAAGTGTGCTCGCCGCGGGAATCTTATGatcattggctatttaaaggcgccaataactcaacTTGT
This Stomoxys calcitrans chromosome 2, idStoCalc2.1, whole genome shotgun sequence DNA region includes the following protein-coding sequences:
- the LOC106088167 gene encoding uncharacterized protein LOC106088167 translates to MEAAIYQDCYNLIEEFINEGSPSFQIFCNKWHKLMFQYMYTAQSSSVELMQTTLAIFHVAKRTVCAKDEFGKYLSATEGNEEQDILRRICGIYLMYGIYFKQPTKQYIKVSVSLETWKEMTTFIESLKETPEMMAARYMFWRLYQADAFRFTALDYPVGLEGLADYDKINEEHQEIEQTEVVRVKAKHKLISIPEIQETLNEMKEQEQKYNGLKREIAKSQNQAAEALPPTKIFHKMHSVFANIKGILDEKPAEDGASSKSIGTKKKEIKRKAAGIRNRSYEPSESSSNESSSSEISGESYRAPIPRVERKAKDIRKRYKSPGKDGASSKSIGTKKKETKRKAAGIMSNNYEPSESSSNDSTSPAISEENYRAPIPRVERKAKDIRKRNKSPDRLKDDAKNATSEDVEEDDSDEDYEPSED